The Glycine soja cultivar W05 chromosome 3, ASM419377v2, whole genome shotgun sequence genome window below encodes:
- the LOC114405325 gene encoding serine/threonine-protein kinase haspin homolog produces MFTVWPIQTSESVVGGKPLTQEEPVPPVCSRLEKWLHSRRLNPFCGPSSTLSKILDTPSARFEAIHDIDFSASDLKTLERTDRSNLLLHTIKTEEKKTSIENGSHLQTNEKMLSAPSGKGSEDIEAAVKKLSLVSTSSSMDDDQINPFSVLLSICGQSAPSVLQDIFSRGNILVGRSDSETLQFTLNGKNMLIKTHGLIISIIDFTLSTINTGDSILYLDLSSDPDLFKGPKGDKQSETYRRMKEVTEDCWEGSCPKTNVLWLIYLVDILLMKKSFERTTKHERDLRSLKKRLDKYDSAKEAVLDPFFTDLFIESDPKA; encoded by the exons TTTGGCCGATCCAAACAAGCGAGTCAGTTGTTGGAGGAAAGCCCCTCACCCAAGAGGAACCAGTTCCACCCGTATGCTCCAGATTGGAAAAATGGTTACACTCTAGAAGGTTAAACCCCTTCTGTGGTCCCTCTAGCACACTATCGAAGATACTAGATACTCCATCCGCACGTTTCGAAGCTATTCATGATATTGATTTCAGTGCTTCTGACTTGAAAACATTGGAACGAACTGACCGAAGCAATTTGCTTCTTCATACCATCAAAACTGAAGAGAAGAAAACCTCTATCGAGAATGGCAGTCATTTGCAAACAAATGAAAAGATGCTGTCTGCTCCAAGTGGTAAAGGATCTGAAGATATTGAAGCTGCTGTTAAGAAACTTTCTCTGGTATCAACGTCATCTTCAATGGATGATGACCAAATTAATCCATTTTCTGTTTTATTATCGATTTGTGGACAGTCTGCACCTTCAGTGTTACAAGATATTTTCTCTAG GGGAAATATACTTGTGGGCCGAAGTGATTCTGAAACGTTGCAGTTCACTCTCAATGGCAAGAATATGTTAATCAAAACGCATGGATTAATAATATCTATTATTGACTTCACTTTATCTACAATAAACACAG GTGATAGCATACTGTATTTAGATCTTTCCTCTGATCCTGACCTATTTAAAGGACCGAAAGGGGACAAACAG TCAGAAACATATCGGAGGATGAAGGAGGTGACTGAAGATTGCTGGGAAGGAAG CTGTCCTAAAACAAACGTGTTATGGTTGATCTACTTGGTAGACATACTCCTCATGAAGAAATCATTT GAACGTACTACAAAGCACGAGAGAGATCTACGATCCTTGAAGAAACGTCTTGACAAGTATGATTCGGCCAAGGAAGCAGTTCTTGACCCCTTCTTCACTGATTTGTTCATTGAGTCGGACCCAAAGGCTTAA